The sequence TCGATTCAGGGACCGGATCACTTTCATCGAGGACTACGACTTCGGCGTTGCCCGCCATTTGGTCCAGGGCTGCGATGTCTGGCTCAACACACCACGCCGTCCATTCGAAGCCTGTGGCACCAGCGGGCAGAAGACCCTGCTGAACGGGGGACTGAACCTGTCAGTGGTGGACGGCTGGTGGGCAGAGGCATACGACGGCGAGAACGGCTTTGCCATCGGTGAGGGACACGCACACAGCGATCCTGCGGTTCAGGACGCCAGGGACGCGGCCTCGCTCTACGACGTGCTCGAGAACCAGGTGATCCCACTCTACTATCACCGCGATGCGGCCAACGTGCCGCCTGCCTGGGTGACGCGGATGAAGCGCGCCGTGATGACGCTCGCCGCGTACTTCAATGCCGACCGCATGGTGCGCGATTACGTCCGCGAGTGCTACCTGCCAGCCTCAGGCGGCGTGCCCAGCGCCATGCCGGGCATGAGGATGGGCAGTGCCATGCGTCACCTGGTGTAGCGGGCCGGAGCACGTTCTCGCGCCGTCGAAGCGGGCTTCTGGGGCGAATCCTCCCGACCGCAGTTGGCTGCACCCTAGGCCATGGCGTCGGCAACCAGTTCCATGATGTCCAGCGCCTTGACCTTCTCTTCCATGTTCTTGGATTTGAGGCCGTCGTCGATCATGGTCATGCAAAAGGGGCAGGCCACGGCAACAACGTCCGGAGTGGTTTCCAGCGCTTGTTCGACGCGGCGGATGTTCACTCGCTTGGTGGGTTCCTCTTCCATCCACATGCGCCCGCCACCAGCGCCGCAGCACATGCCAAATTTCCGGTTGCGCTCCATTTCACGCACCTCGACACCGGGCAGAATTTTCAGAATATCACGCGGCGCGTCAAAGACGTCGTTGTAGCGGCCCAGATAACACGAGTCGTGGAAGGTAACGGCCTGCGCGCCGTTCCCCTGGAACCGGATCTTGCCGGCGGCGATGAGTTGTTTGACGAACTCGGTGGCATGAAGGACTTCGTAGTTTCCGCCAAATTGCGGGAACTCGTTCTTCATCGTGTTGAAGCAGTGCGGACAGTTGGTGAGGATCTTCTTCACCTTGTAGCCGTTGAGCAGGTCAACGCACGCCTGCGCCATGGCCTGGTAGAGATACTCGTTGCCGATACGCCGCGCCGTTTCGCCGTTACACGGCTCCTCTTCACCGAGGATGGCGAAATCGACACCGGCTCTGTTCAGGATCTTGGCGAACGCAATCGTCGTGCGCTTGTTGCGGTCGTCAAAGGAACCGGCGCAACCGACGAAGAAGAGATACTCAGCGTCCGGATGGTCGGCCATCCGCGGCACGTCGAGCCCTTCCGTCCAGGCAGCACGCTGCCCCGCGTCGACACCCCATGGGTTCCCTTGGTTCTCCATGCCCTTGAAGGTCCGCGTCAACTCCACCGGGAAGCGCGATTCTTCCTGCACCAGGTGTCGCCGTATGTCGACGATCTTGTCGACGTACTCGATCATGACCGGGCACGCCTCTTCACACGCGCGGCAGGTCGTGCACGCCCAGATCACCTCATCGTGGATCAGCTTTTCGCCAGCGATGTTCTCGCCCACAGTCGCCGCCTCGGCACCGTCACCACCGGCCGGCTTCAAGGCCAGGATGTCCCCTTCGTGTTCGTACAGGTAATCACGCAGGTTCAAGAGCAGTTGCCGCGGGGCCAATTCCTTGCCGCTCATGGTGGCGGGGCAGTGCGAGGTGCAACGGCCACACTCGGTGCACGAATACATATCCAGCACCTGTTTCCAGGTGAACTGGTTGATGTAGGATGTGCCGAACCTGGTCGCATTCTCCAGGTCCATTTTGCTCAGGGCGCCGCGCGGGTCGGTCTTGAGGAAGAAGACGTTGGGCAGGGAGGTGATGATGTGAAAGTGCTTCGACATCGGCAGGAGGTTGATGAACACCAGGATGGCGCAGTTGTGCAGCCACCAACCGAAGTCGCTGAAGAACTTCGCGTGGCTGCCCAGCATGTGGCCGACCAACGCACTGAAAGGCTGCCAGCTCCGTTCGCTTTGCACCAACTCATTCCGCTCGGACACCATCCGCCCGCCGTCGTAGAGAAGGCCACCGATCATGATGCAGGCGATGAAGCACAAAATGAGGTAGGCTTCCCAATGCGACTGGCCGGCCAGCCGCTCCTCTGCGGGCTTGAACCCGTAGAGACGTTTCGGATGCGATACGCCCCAGCGGTACAGCGCCACGCTGACCGCGCCCAGCACCGCCACCTCCATGATGTCCTTGAGCAGCAGGTAGGGACCGCCGAACCAACGCGGGCTCAACAGCGGCACGTAGAAATCATCGATGAAGCCGCGCGCGAACATGGTGACGACCTGAATGGCCAGGATGCTGAACCCCCAGAAAATGAAGAAATGCATCCAGCCGGCAGACTGTTCGCTGAGGCGGGTCTCGGGCCGGGGCTCGCGCTGCACGAACTTCTTTTGCCCGAAAGCGTACACGAGCACGGCCTTGATGCGTGCCGGAATATTATCGAAGGGCTTGACCGGCGTGACCTTGAGGAGCACTCCGAAGCGCCGGTAGATCGTGCGTCCGAAATACCCCAACGCGACCAGAATAAAAACGCTGAAAATCAGCGTGCTCATTACTCTACCTCCAGCGGGCTTGAGCGCTTCGCATTCCGCCGGACTCCTAAGAGAAAACTGGAGCCATTGCAAGGTGGCGGAAACCTGATGCGACGCCACTTATACCAGTCAGAAGTGGCGCTGTTGATGGTTTGCATGGCGCTGACCGCCTGCTCTCACCGTCCCGAGGTCGTCATCCGTTCCTCTCGCGGGCCGGTAGCCGTCGAGGTTGAGGTCGCCGACACCCCCGAGTCCCGAGCCCGCGGCCTCATGTATCGCAACGACATGGCACCAAACGCAGGAATGTTGTTTATCTTCCCCAACGAAACCGAGCAACAGTTCTGGATGAAGAATACCCCCTTGCCACTCGATATGGTATTCATCGGAAAGGAGCACCGTATTGTCGGAATCGTCGCTGACACCCAGCCGTTCACAACCAGTCCGCTCGGCGTTCCGGGTCGCTCGCAATACGTGCTCGAGGTGCACGCCGGCTTCTGCGCCAGTCATGGCATCAGCACCGGCAACCAGGTTGATTTCGTGCGAGTCCCCGAAGGCGCGCGCTAGGTCATGAACGGCAGGTACGCGATTTCGGCTCGGGTGCCTCCATGTTCGTTCCCAGCACGGGCGAATTGGTCGAAGCCTCGCGACACACGCAGCGTTTCCTTCCGTTACTCAGACGGCTGCGCCGGATGGCCCACGAGGAGCGCCACGAACGGCGCCCGATGGAACAACTGTCCCTTGTCCCCGAGGAGTTGGCCAGCACCCCGACACGGTTCCAGGAGGCCTTCACCTACTTGAGCAACCCGCCTGCCCGCTGGTTCCAGCCGGACAGCGGCCAACCGGTCACCTACCTGGTCGATTCCACCGGCGATTCGGCCTTGGGGTTTGCCAGCACACAGGCAGCCGTGGATGCGGGCTTGGCGGCATGGAGCACTGTTTCCACTTCCAGTCTCATCCTCCAGGACGGCGGAACGACGAGCCCGGGGCGATTCTCTCCATGCGACATCAACCGTCTTACCTTCAACGATCCATACGGTGAGATCACGGATCCCAGCAACTGCAGCGGCATCCTCGCTATCGGCGGGTACTGCAGCGGCGGGGGGAGTACGGTCGTCAACGGAACCACGTTCTCGCAGATCGCGGTCGGCAAGATCACCTTCAACAACGGCTGGGGCGGGTGTGGGTTCTGGAATCAGTGCAACCTAGCGGAGGTTATGACGCACGAGCTCGGCCACACCATCGGCCTTGGCCATACAACCGTTTCGAATGCAACGATGTACGCCTATGCCCATTTTGACGGGCGCTGCGCCAGCTTGGCCGCCGATGACATCGCCGGTGTGAGCGCTATCTACCCGCAAATCGGCACGCCGAGCCCGACACGCACCCCAACCCAGACCCAAGTCGGGACCCCGACGCGGACGCAGACTTCGGCACCGACATTGACGCCGACACGCGTGCCGACCAGCAGCCCGACCCAGACCCCCACCAGGACTCCGACGCAGGACTGGACTCCGACGTTGACTCCGCGACCCGCCAGCACGGTTGTTGCGGCCACGCCCACGTCGACGCGGCCACCTGTTCCGACCGCCACGAGTGGCGGCGGTCTGGTCAATGATGCCTGCGGCAATGCCGTGGTGATCGGCACAAGTGCCTATTCGAACGCGATGAATGTCAGCACCGCGACAACCGTATCCACAGATCCGGTCCCTCTGTGCAACACCGCGGCACGAGCAAAGAGCGTCTGGTACCGCTTCACGGCACCGCGAGACGGGAGGATCGTGGCGAACACCACCGGCAGCAACTATGATACGGTTCTATCGACCTACACGGGCTCGTGCGCCAGCCTGGTTCCGGTTTCTGGAGGCTGCAACGACAATGCCTCCTGGCTCACCAGGCAGTCTCAAGTGACGGTC is a genomic window of Candidatus Binatia bacterium containing:
- a CDS encoding (Fe-S)-binding protein; the encoded protein is MSTLIFSVFILVALGYFGRTIYRRFGVLLKVTPVKPFDNIPARIKAVLVYAFGQKKFVQREPRPETRLSEQSAGWMHFFIFWGFSILAIQVVTMFARGFIDDFYVPLLSPRWFGGPYLLLKDIMEVAVLGAVSVALYRWGVSHPKRLYGFKPAEERLAGQSHWEAYLILCFIACIMIGGLLYDGGRMVSERNELVQSERSWQPFSALVGHMLGSHAKFFSDFGWWLHNCAILVFINLLPMSKHFHIITSLPNVFFLKTDPRGALSKMDLENATRFGTSYINQFTWKQVLDMYSCTECGRCTSHCPATMSGKELAPRQLLLNLRDYLYEHEGDILALKPAGGDGAEAATVGENIAGEKLIHDEVIWACTTCRACEEACPVMIEYVDKIVDIRRHLVQEESRFPVELTRTFKGMENQGNPWGVDAGQRAAWTEGLDVPRMADHPDAEYLFFVGCAGSFDDRNKRTTIAFAKILNRAGVDFAILGEEEPCNGETARRIGNEYLYQAMAQACVDLLNGYKVKKILTNCPHCFNTMKNEFPQFGGNYEVLHATEFVKQLIAAGKIRFQGNGAQAVTFHDSCYLGRYNDVFDAPRDILKILPGVEVREMERNRKFGMCCGAGGGRMWMEEEPTKRVNIRRVEQALETTPDVVAVACPFCMTMIDDGLKSKNMEEKVKALDIMELVADAMA
- a CDS encoding DUF192 domain-containing protein: MRRHLYQSEVALLMVCMALTACSHRPEVVIRSSRGPVAVEVEVADTPESRARGLMYRNDMAPNAGMLFIFPNETEQQFWMKNTPLPLDMVFIGKEHRIVGIVADTQPFTTSPLGVPGRSQYVLEVHAGFCASHGISTGNQVDFVRVPEGAR
- a CDS encoding matrixin family metalloprotease yields the protein MFVPSTGELVEASRHTQRFLPLLRRLRRMAHEERHERRPMEQLSLVPEELASTPTRFQEAFTYLSNPPARWFQPDSGQPVTYLVDSTGDSALGFASTQAAVDAGLAAWSTVSTSSLILQDGGTTSPGRFSPCDINRLTFNDPYGEITDPSNCSGILAIGGYCSGGGSTVVNGTTFSQIAVGKITFNNGWGGCGFWNQCNLAEVMTHELGHTIGLGHTTVSNATMYAYAHFDGRCASLAADDIAGVSAIYPQIGTPSPTRTPTQTQVGTPTRTQTSAPTLTPTRVPTSSPTQTPTRTPTQDWTPTLTPRPASTVVAATPTSTRPPVPTATSGGGLVNDACGNAVVIGTSAYSNAMNVSTATTVSTDPVPLCNTAARAKSVWYRFTAPRDGRIVANTTGSNYDTVLSTYTGSCASLVPVSGGCNDNASWLTRQSQVTVTAVAGRTYYFMITAASNSYGSSSVFRLNFY